One part of the Nematostella vectensis chromosome 8, jaNemVect1.1, whole genome shotgun sequence genome encodes these proteins:
- the LOC116603158 gene encoding somatostatin receptor type 4, producing the protein MSDVTFLVTGIVSIIVSITAITTNSLLLVVIIKNPLHCLRKPSSGYLGALAVADLSIGALSMSYYATITLRAFETGELEYHGVRSYLSVSGMMTYTSQVLLVVVLTFERFLSITCPIFHRNHVTFRAAVITSLTILLYSSVFSFVQYAEVDIKAYNLADILLHHLLPLATVPLAYFAIHRGLKKQRTTPNQAAEMQRYHIEKRLVGTVSIVGLLLVLTLTPYLLIIVLLSFCTACNEERLINARLVSILMLYVNSAMHPFIYGWRLRQYRSSFQAVFSSCKVQQQRTREIQIPGISTEQKTDTS; encoded by the coding sequence ATGTCTGACGTCACTTTTCTTGTAACTGGCATCGTGTCAATCATTGTGTCAATTACAGCCATAACAACCAATAGCCTCCTGTtggttgttattatcaagAACCCACTCCACTGCCTACGAAAGCCATCGAGTGGTTACCTAGGCGCCTTAGCTGTGGCAGATCTCTCTATCGGAGCACTCTCCATGAGCTATTATGCAACGATCACATTGAGAGCATTTGAAACCGGAGAACTCGAGTACCATGGCGTGCGCTCATACCTCTCGGTTAGTGGTATGATGACGTACACTTCACAAGTTCTGCTGGTCGTGGTGCTGACGTTTGAACGATTTCTCTCCATTACTTGCCCAATCTTCCacagaaatcacgtgaccttcaGAGCCGCCGTCATTACATCATTAACGATACTCCTCTACTCGTCGGTATTCAGTTTCGTACAGTATGCGGAAGTCGATATCAAAGCGTACAACCTTGCGGATATCTTATTACATCACCTGTTACCATTGGCAACTGTGCCACTGGCCTACTTTGCAATCCACCGTGGGCTCAAAAAGCAACGCACAACCCCAAACCAAGCTGCAGAAATGCAGAGATATCATATTGAGAAGCGACTGGTTGGTACTGTTAGTATCGTAGGTCTGCTATTAGTATTGACACTCACTCCTTACTTGCTTATCATagttttgttgtctttttgtaCGGCGTGTAATGAAGAGAGGCTGATCAACGCACGATTAGTATCCATACTGATGTTATATGTAAACTCGGCAATGCACCCGTTTATCTATGGTTGGCGACTGCGCCAGTACAGGAGTTCTTTTCAAGCAGTTTTTTCGAGTTGCAAAGTGCAACAACAACGAACTAGGGAAATACAAATTCCGGGAATTTCAACTGAGcaaaaaacagatacctctTAA
- the LOC5519351 gene encoding high mobility group protein 20A, giving the protein MDLGDEASLHDHGLENGVVSTTAAELAHVLDPNTVISTSSGERVSLTTTGLAVLTPGLDGHTTVTSLSGFSLSSFDAVDVSKGEHELAVATVGVDGSLRFTTAHHVSPSTFHTPQRNQNLPTSEADFVSDLSQVEILSGGESEGGYGGDSVCHEDPHASPSPQEPVQKAVKKKGGWPKGKRRRKTLRDTNAPKAPLTGYVQFLNEQREKVRSEHPELPFPEVTKILGAEWSKMSQDDKQRYLDDAERDKERYIIELENYQKTDAYKSFVKKQIERKRKSIEMSDGYSTTNGNGIELCEEDDLYCKPCNQYFNNLHNKREHIYGRKHLQTVSGKLQVPEDDEEDLPGFNVPIFTEEFLNHNKHRETELRQLRKTATEYEEQNGMLMKHIENMKQAIEKISIETNTQRNTNGLLQQHLDSIRAVLTQGFQDLPLPQSHEVPSMESIDTYMTKLYSVILDSPQENDTLISSVRDIVSRLCFQSEGDKELDPT; this is encoded by the exons ATGGATTTAGGCGATGAAGCCAGTCTGCATGATCATGGATTAGAGAATGGTGTGGTTTCAACCACTGCCGCCGAACTTGCTCACGTTTTGGACCCAAATACAGTCATTTCTACGTCTTCTGGAGAACGTGTAAGTTTGACAACTACTGGACTAGCAGTTCTAACTCCCGGCTTGGACGGACATACAACGGTAACTTCGCTCTCTGGCTTTTCTCTGTCGAGTTTCGATGCTGTGGATGTTAGTAAAGGGGAACATGAGCTCGCAGTCGCCACAGTCGGAGTTGATGGAAG CCTTCGGTTCACAACAGCACACCATGTCTCTCCTTCAACCTTCCATACTCCTCAGAGGAACCAAAACTTACCGACATCTGAAGCAGATTTTGTCTCCGACCTGTCACAAG TTGAGATTTTGAGTGGCGGGGAAAGTGAAGGGGGGTATGGAGGGGATTCAGTTTGTCATGAAGATCCTCAtgcctccccctccccccaggaaCCTGTCCAAAAAGCTGTG AAGAAAAAGGGTGGATGGCCTAAAGGCAAGCGCAGAAGGAAAACATTGAGAGATACAAATGCACCTAAGGCCCCCCTTACAGGCTATGTGCAGTTCCTAAATGAGCAGCGAGAGAAGGTGCGCTCCGAACACCCTGAGCTTCCATTCCCTGAAGTTACCAAAATACTAGGTGCTGAATGGAGCAAGATGTCGCAAGATGATAAACAG AGATATCTTGATGACGCTGAGAGAGACAAGGAGCGATACATCATTGAACTGGAGAATTATCAGAAAACAGATGCATACAAAAGCTTTGTCAAAAAGCAAATTGAAAGGAAGAGAAAAA GTATTGAGATGTCAGATGGCTATAGCACTACCAATGGAAATGGAATAGAG CTTTGTGAGGAGGATGACCTGTATTGCAAGCCCTGTAACCAGTACTTCAACAACCTGCACAACAAGCGCGAGCATATCTACGGCCGCAAGCATCTCCAAACTGTCAGCGGTAAACTTCAAGTGCCGGAAGATGACGAAGAAGACCTCCCTGGATTCAACGTTCCGATCTTCACAGAAGAGTTCCTCAACCACAATAAAC ACAGAGAGACGGAACTTCGTCAACTGCGCAAGACAGCAACAGAATACGAGGAGCAAAACGGCATGCTTATGAAACACATCGAGAATATGAAACAAGCGATTGAGAAAATCAGTATCGAGACCAACACACAGCGTAACACCAACGGGCTCCTACAACAACACCTAGACTCGATCCGGGCGGTCCTCACTCAAGGGTTCCAGGATTTACCGTTACCCCAGAGTCACGAGGTGCCGTCAATGGAAAGTATAGATACGTACATGACCAAGCTATACTCGGTCATACTCGACTCGCCGCAGGAGAATGATACGTTAATAAGTAGCGTTAGGGACATCGTGTCAAGACTCTGCTTCCAGTC GGAAGGTGACAAAGAGCTCGACCCAACATGA